In the Pelagicoccus albus genome, CAAAGGTCGCTCGTGGTGTCGCGGTGGTTTGCGCTATATTCATTTGCATGACCTACATCATGGGTCAGATGCGAGGTGTGGGGGTTGTTTTCTCGCAGCTATTTGGAATCAAGATTCAATCGGGCGTGCTCGTGGGAGCTAGTATCGTATTTCTCTACGCCGGACTGGGGGGAATGAAAGGGATCACTTACACCCAAGTCGCTCAGTATTGCGTGATGGCTATGGCCTACACGATTCCAGCTATCTTTATAGCGATCGCGTTGACCAATCATTTCATCCCCCAGCTTGGTCTTATAGGCGATTTCACAGCCGAGGATCCCAAGGTCCCGTTTTTGCAGAAGCTAAATAATATAAACACTGAGTTAGGGTTTAGCGAATTCACAGCAGGTAAGCTCGGGAAGCTTAACATGTTTTGCATCACTGCCGCTTTGATGTGCGGAACGGCCGGCTTGCCTCACGTTATCGTGCGGTTTTTCACGGTGAAGAATGTCGCCTCTGTTCGTAAGTCAGCCTGTTGGACGCTGCTGTTTATCGCAGTGATCTATGTTACTGCTCCGACGATCGGCGCGTTTTCCCGTGTTAACCTGATAACGACTTTGCATGAGAGCAGCTACGAGACTGCTCCAGCGTGGTTCAAAGACTTCGAAAAAACAGGGCAAATGGCTTGGGTCGACAAAAACGAAGATGGCAAGATCCAGTATTTCGGCCCGGGGAAATCGGAAGCCAACAGTAATGCTGTTTTTATTGGTAAAGGTCCCTCTTATCCCTCGGATGACGCGCCAGAATCTCAGCTTGTAGGTGAATATGGACAACGCTTGCTGGCCAACAAGGGCGATATGACCAACCCCAACGAGCTCTGGTTTGGTAACGACATCATGGTCATGGCCAATCCTCACATGGCTGGCTTACCAATGTGGGTGATCGCCCTTCTCATGGCGGGTTGTATCGCGGCAGCCCTTTCGACCGCTGCTGGCCTGCTACTGGTACTCTCCACCTCGATTTCTCACGATCTGATGAAGAAGATCGTCAAGCCGACCCTGAGTGACAAGGAGGAGGTTAACTATGCTCGGGCAGCGTCCTTTATCGCTCTCGCGGTGGCAGCTTATTTTGGGATCAACCCGCCTTCTGCCTTTATTGCCAAAACGGTGGCTTTTGCCTTCGGACTGGCTGCTTCCTCTTTCTTTCCAACCTTGTTGGCCGGGATTTTCTCTCGACGAGTAAACAAGCATGGAGCGATTGCCGGGATGCTGAGCGGCATCACTTTTACGATCAGCTATATCGTCTATTTTCAGTTTTTAGGAGGTTCTCCCAAGGACTATCTATTGGGCATCACGCCGGAAGGCATTGGCTTTGTCGGTATGCTTATCAACTTCGTGGTTACCTTTGTCGTTAGCTATCTCACTCCTCCGCCACCGATCGAGATCAAGCATATGGTGGACGAAATTCATGCCCCAGACCGCTTGCTGGCAGCAGGCGTCGATACCGAATCTTTGGAAGATCCAGACGGGGTTGGTGGAGAAGGCATTTAGCAGGCTTTCAACATCTAAGGAAAGTGAGACACTGAGTCTCTTTTCTATAGTTTCAAAACGGTCAGTGTGTCTCGCTGGCCGTTTTTTTGTACCCTACGGGGATGGCTAAATCGCTTGAAAACGAGATTTGAAAAACGTGCAAATATCAGAAAGCTAGATACTTATGATAGCTTTGCTCTCGCGTAGGGATGAATTTGGGATCAGGGAATGATTTATGCGAAGACTTTGCCATAGGAGGAATATTAAATGATTGATCCCAATAGACTTACCGAAATGGCACGCACCGCTTTGACGGCTGCTCAAAGCCTGTCTCGCCGCAAGCAAAACAACGAGGTGGATTCGCTCCACTTGTTGGCGGCTCTGGTAGACCAGGAAAACGGTATCGTTAAGGGCGTTTTGAAAAAGCTCGATATAGCGGATAGCGCTTTGGCTTTGTCGCTCGATCGCGAACTCGAACGTCTCCCAAAGGTATCGGGAAGCGTGGACAGCTCCAAAATATTTATCACCCAAGCCGCGAATGAGGTTTACACGGTTGCGGAGAAGGAAGCCGCCTCGCTCAAAGATGAGTTTATCAGTGTCGAACACCTATTTCTCGCTCTCGCCACGGTTCGGAAACCGTCAGCCTTGGCCAGTGTCTTGGATAGTTTTGGCCTAGACAGGGCGAAAATTCTAGGAGCTTTGCAGAAAGTGCGAGGCAACCAGCGGGTAACTTCGCAGAATCCGGAAGCCACTTACCAAGCCTTGGAGAAATATGGTTCCGATCTAGTCGAACGTGCCCGTTCGGGCAAAATGGATCCGGTGATCGGGCGCGATGATGAGATCCGCAGGGTTATCCGTATCCTCTCCCGTAAGACAAAGAACAACCCGGTTCTCATCGGTGAGCCAGGGGTGGGTAAGACTGCCATTGCTGAAGGGCTCGCTCAACGGATCGTGCGAGGCGATGTGCCGGAAGGCTTGAAGGACAGGACTGTCTTCTCTCTCGACATGGGCGCTCTCGTTGCGGGGGCAAAATATCGAGGCGAGTTTGAGGAGCGTTTAAAAGCGGTGCTGCAAGAGGTGAAAGCTAGCGAAGGGCGTATTTTGCTCTTTATCGACGAGCTGCACACCATCGTGGGTGCCGGCAAGACGGATGGAGCGATGGATGCGGGCAACTTGCTCAAGCCCATGTTGGCCAGAGGTGAACTGCACTGTATCGGAGCAACGACCTTAGACGAGTACCGCAAGTACATCGAAAAAGACGCTGCCCTCGAGCGTCGCTTTCAGAGCGTATTGGTGGATCAGCCCTCTGTTGAGGACACGATATCCATCTTGCGTGGCTTGAAGGAACGCTTCGAAGTTCACCACGGGGTCAGGATCCAGGACAATGCTCTCGTTTCGGCCACCGTACTTTCCAATCGTTACATAACAGACCGGTTTTTGCCGGACAAGGCGATCGACCTCGTCGACGAAGCGTGTGCGGCGATTCGTACCGAGATGGACAGCTTGCCAGAGGAGTTGGATGCGATGACTCGTCGGCTTATGCAACTGGAGATCGAGGAGGCGGCCTTGATCCAAGAAAAGGATACCGCTTCGAAAGATAGGCTCCAAGGTGTGCGTCGCGAGATTGCCGATTTGAAAGAAGAGGAAAAGGCTCAGCGTCAGGTTTGGGAAGTGGAGAAAGGCGTTATTTCCCAACTTCAAAAGCTTCGTGAAGACATCGAAAGCACTAAGGCAGAGATCGTCAAAGCGGAGCGAGCCTATGACCTTAATAAGGCTGCCGAGTTGAAGCATGGCCGTCTGCCAGAACTGGAGAGCCAGCTCGCGGCTGCGGAAGCGAAGCACAGCGAACGCTCTCTGGTGAAGGAAGAAGTCAGCCAAGAGGAAATCGCTGAGATTGTGGCTCGTTGGACAGGTGTTCCGGTGACCAAGCTGATCGAAGGCGAAAGACAAAAGCTACTTAATCTAGAATCAGCTCTGGAGGAACGTGTTATTGGCCAGCCGGACGCAATCCGCTTTGTATCCGAAGCGATCTTACGCGCTCGTGCCGGTATCAAAGATCCTAAACGCCCGATTGGTAGCTTCATATTCCTAGGTCCAACAGGTGTCGGTAAGACCGAGCTCGTTAAAACGCTAGCTAGTACGCTCTTTGACAGCGAGGACGCGATCGTGCGTATCGACATG is a window encoding:
- a CDS encoding sodium:solute symporter family protein — protein: MSQDVYNFIFIGFTFGLYIFIAVTSRASSTKEYYTAGGGVSPFANGMATAADWMSAATFISMAGTIAISGYDASRFLMGWTGGFVLLTVLMVPYLRKFGKPTVPDFIGDRYYSKVARGVAVVCAIFICMTYIMGQMRGVGVVFSQLFGIKIQSGVLVGASIVFLYAGLGGMKGITYTQVAQYCVMAMAYTIPAIFIAIALTNHFIPQLGLIGDFTAEDPKVPFLQKLNNINTELGFSEFTAGKLGKLNMFCITAALMCGTAGLPHVIVRFFTVKNVASVRKSACWTLLFIAVIYVTAPTIGAFSRVNLITTLHESSYETAPAWFKDFEKTGQMAWVDKNEDGKIQYFGPGKSEANSNAVFIGKGPSYPSDDAPESQLVGEYGQRLLANKGDMTNPNELWFGNDIMVMANPHMAGLPMWVIALLMAGCIAAALSTAAGLLLVLSTSISHDLMKKIVKPTLSDKEEVNYARAASFIALAVAAYFGINPPSAFIAKTVAFAFGLAASSFFPTLLAGIFSRRVNKHGAIAGMLSGITFTISYIVYFQFLGGSPKDYLLGITPEGIGFVGMLINFVVTFVVSYLTPPPPIEIKHMVDEIHAPDRLLAAGVDTESLEDPDGVGGEGI
- the clpB gene encoding ATP-dependent chaperone ClpB; the protein is MIDPNRLTEMARTALTAAQSLSRRKQNNEVDSLHLLAALVDQENGIVKGVLKKLDIADSALALSLDRELERLPKVSGSVDSSKIFITQAANEVYTVAEKEAASLKDEFISVEHLFLALATVRKPSALASVLDSFGLDRAKILGALQKVRGNQRVTSQNPEATYQALEKYGSDLVERARSGKMDPVIGRDDEIRRVIRILSRKTKNNPVLIGEPGVGKTAIAEGLAQRIVRGDVPEGLKDRTVFSLDMGALVAGAKYRGEFEERLKAVLQEVKASEGRILLFIDELHTIVGAGKTDGAMDAGNLLKPMLARGELHCIGATTLDEYRKYIEKDAALERRFQSVLVDQPSVEDTISILRGLKERFEVHHGVRIQDNALVSATVLSNRYITDRFLPDKAIDLVDEACAAIRTEMDSLPEELDAMTRRLMQLEIEEAALIQEKDTASKDRLQGVRREIADLKEEEKAQRQVWEVEKGVISQLQKLREDIESTKAEIVKAERAYDLNKAAELKHGRLPELESQLAAAEAKHSERSLVKEEVSQEEIAEIVARWTGVPVTKLIEGERQKLLNLESALEERVIGQPDAIRFVSEAILRARAGIKDPKRPIGSFIFLGPTGVGKTELVKTLASTLFDSEDAIVRIDMSEYMERHAVARLIGAPPGYVGYEEGGQLTEAVRRKPYSVILFDEVEKAHPDVFNVLLQILDDGRVTDSQGRVVDFKNTIVIMTSNLGSQHLIEKAEDGLSESTKESVMTELRRHFRPEFLNRIDETVIFKPLDLEDIERIVVLLLKDLNKTLSERRIVVELDGEALKWVALKGFDPVYGARPLRRFLQRSVQTDLAKAIIGGEISDGDTARFVVEGDTLSLKTVKNA